In Terriglobales bacterium, the following proteins share a genomic window:
- a CDS encoding DUF1684 domain-containing protein, with product MRLIPALLLLLVSVPAFATEVNSAAYKKDYAEWTRDYSEHLKKNWLVVVGLSWLREGTNRVGGDPKTDVPLPAGKVPAQAAKIDFRAGKATFTALPGAKFTSDGKPVTTIEMKPDVSGKPTIIETAGSVRFYLIQRGQRYGIRVKDSKSKLLADFKGAQFYPVSQKYVVEAKFVPYDKPKKVMVPTVIGQDAEMDSPGYVEFTLLGQRQHLQALDEGAKELFFIIKDQTSGKATYGAGRFLYSELPKNGKVELDFNRAQNPPCAWTPYATCPLPPKENRMNVAVEAGEKYSGHH from the coding sequence ATGCGCTTAATACCTGCACTTCTATTACTTCTCGTGTCCGTTCCGGCCTTTGCCACCGAAGTAAACTCTGCCGCCTACAAGAAGGACTACGCCGAATGGACCAGAGACTACTCCGAGCACCTGAAGAAGAACTGGCTTGTGGTGGTTGGATTGTCGTGGCTCCGAGAAGGCACGAACCGCGTCGGCGGCGACCCGAAAACCGACGTACCGCTGCCCGCCGGCAAAGTCCCGGCACAGGCCGCGAAGATCGACTTTCGTGCCGGTAAAGCAACGTTTACAGCACTTCCCGGAGCGAAGTTCACCAGCGACGGCAAACCGGTCACCACCATCGAAATGAAGCCCGACGTGAGTGGCAAGCCGACAATCATCGAGACTGCCGGTAGCGTGCGGTTCTACCTGATCCAGCGGGGCCAGCGTTACGGCATCCGCGTGAAGGATTCCAAGAGCAAGCTGCTGGCGGATTTCAAAGGCGCGCAGTTCTATCCGGTGAGCCAGAAGTACGTTGTGGAAGCAAAGTTCGTCCCGTATGACAAGCCAAAGAAGGTGATGGTACCCACCGTCATCGGGCAGGACGCGGAAATGGACAGTCCGGGCTACGTCGAGTTCACGCTGCTCGGACAAAGACAGCATCTTCAGGCGCTCGACGAAGGAGCGAAAGAACTGTTTTTTATTATCAAAGACCAGACGAGCGGAAAAGCCACCTACGGCGCGGGTCGATTCCTGTATTCCGAATTGCCGAAGAACGGCAAAGTTGAACTGGATTTCAATCGTGCACAAAATCCACCGTGCGCCTGGACACCGTACGCGACCTGCCCTCTACCGCCAAAAGAGAACCGCATGAACGTCGCGGTCGAAGCCGGCGAGAAGTATTCAGGACATCATTGA
- a CDS encoding sugar phosphate nucleotidyltransferase yields MIGIIPAAGAGQRIQPLGCSKELLPVGARVVDGVERPKAVTEYLVERMIAAGATEICMVISGEKTDIMKYFAEREYAAEIFYVVQQRPQGLCDALFRAEQFARSHDHVLLGLPDTIWFPENAYRAALDRDRMADVNLICFPVLDPSQFDAVVSDEHGYVEEVQVKVPVPQSHWIWGAVTTTGQAFHALKLLWESRHREDEYLGHLLNAFIDAGNVVRAMHIGETYMDVGTLQGYHHAQDFLRGIRKSIEPKRVA; encoded by the coding sequence GTGATCGGGATTATTCCAGCCGCGGGTGCGGGACAGAGGATTCAGCCGCTCGGCTGTTCGAAGGAACTGTTGCCGGTAGGCGCCAGGGTAGTGGACGGAGTGGAGCGACCGAAAGCGGTGACGGAATACTTGGTCGAAAGGATGATTGCGGCGGGTGCGACCGAGATATGCATGGTGATCTCGGGCGAGAAGACCGACATCATGAAGTATTTCGCCGAGCGCGAGTATGCGGCGGAGATCTTCTACGTGGTGCAGCAGAGGCCGCAGGGTCTATGCGACGCGCTGTTCCGCGCTGAACAGTTTGCCCGGAGCCACGACCACGTGCTACTGGGACTGCCAGACACCATATGGTTTCCAGAGAATGCGTATCGGGCGGCACTGGACCGAGATCGCATGGCGGATGTGAACCTGATCTGCTTTCCGGTGCTGGATCCTTCACAGTTCGATGCCGTGGTGAGCGATGAGCATGGGTACGTGGAGGAAGTGCAGGTAAAAGTGCCGGTGCCACAGTCGCACTGGATTTGGGGCGCAGTGACCACGACCGGGCAGGCGTTTCATGCGCTGAAGTTACTGTGGGAGTCGCGGCACAGAGAAGACGAGTACCTCGGGCACTTGCTGAATGCATTCATTGATGCGGGGAACGTGGTGCGAGCGATGCACATTGGGGAAACCTACATGGATGTGGGCACACTGCAGGGATATCACCATGCGCAGGATTTCCTGAGAGGAATCAGGAAATCGATAGAACCGAAAAGAGTTGCGTGA
- a CDS encoding glycosyltransferase has translation MKITIFGLTISSSWGNGHATPYRAIVRALKRLGHEVVFYEKDVPYYAKRRDFASAEFCELVLYSGWASVRTRALADVRESDVVVNASYCPDGKQICDEVLETDGPLKVFYDLDTPVTVAALAAGMCDYLRSDQIPEIDLYLSFTGGMTLHELRTKWHAKKALPLYGCVDPEVHRRVEVPEQYRCLMSYMGTYAADRQAKLDTLFLEPVRRRPEDVFVLAGSMYPAHWQWPSNLRRFEHVGPGDHPALYSSSRFTLNLTRDSMAVSGYCPSGRFFEAAACGTPIISDWFEGLDTFFTPGEEIFIAKNSDDVMSALALSDDEVALVAARARERTLAEHTGERRARELLSYLEAAFAGKRVSAEVGR, from the coding sequence TTGAAGATCACAATATTTGGACTGACGATTTCTTCGTCATGGGGAAATGGTCATGCGACGCCGTACAGGGCGATCGTGCGGGCGCTGAAGCGGCTCGGGCACGAGGTGGTGTTCTACGAGAAAGACGTGCCGTATTACGCAAAGCGCAGAGATTTTGCATCGGCCGAGTTCTGTGAGCTAGTGCTGTATTCCGGCTGGGCGTCGGTCCGGACGCGAGCGCTGGCGGATGTACGCGAGTCTGATGTGGTGGTGAATGCGAGCTATTGTCCGGACGGGAAGCAGATTTGCGATGAGGTACTGGAGACGGATGGTCCGCTGAAGGTCTTTTATGACCTGGATACGCCAGTTACGGTGGCAGCACTCGCGGCGGGAATGTGCGACTACCTCAGGTCCGATCAAATCCCGGAGATTGATCTTTATCTTTCCTTCACAGGTGGAATGACGTTGCATGAGTTGCGTACGAAGTGGCATGCGAAGAAGGCGCTGCCGCTGTATGGGTGCGTCGATCCGGAGGTTCACCGGCGGGTGGAGGTTCCGGAACAGTATCGATGCCTGATGAGCTACATGGGAACGTACGCGGCGGACCGACAGGCGAAACTAGATACCCTGTTCCTCGAGCCGGTACGGAGGCGTCCGGAGGACGTGTTTGTACTGGCGGGGTCAATGTATCCGGCGCACTGGCAGTGGCCGTCGAACCTGCGCAGATTTGAGCATGTGGGGCCGGGCGATCATCCGGCGCTGTATTCAAGTTCGCGGTTCACACTGAACCTCACGCGGGACAGCATGGCAGTAAGCGGATATTGCCCGTCGGGGCGGTTCTTCGAGGCGGCCGCGTGTGGAACTCCGATTATTTCGGATTGGTTCGAGGGCTTGGATACCTTCTTTACTCCGGGGGAGGAGATTTTCATCGCCAAGAATTCCGACGACGTGATGAGTGCGCTGGCGCTTTCAGACGATGAGGTGGCGCTGGTGGCGGCGCGAGCACGCGAGAGGACCTTGGCGGAACATACGGGTGAACGTCGAGCGCGCGAGTTGCTTTCTTATCTGGAAGCGGCGTTTGCAGGGAAAAGGGTTTCGGCGGAGGTGGGAAGGTGA
- a CDS encoding endo-1,3-alpha-glucanase family glycosylhydrolase gives MRKTGVFTVVAFVLFSSAFGFAQRAVIPTTTMAMETGNNTSTADSFQGQSNGNATAGNVSKVDIRTLLYPGSTTAIYAHFMPWFGKANHADVGYSTANPNQAAKTVDDMMSRGIQGVIVDWYGRNRTHEDQSTIAIFQEAQKRGFKFAIMEDAGALKADNKTGELIADLIYANQKFQQSSNYMRINGRPVVFFFGVEALPIDWDAVRNQVPGNPLFVFQNSVMFAKSYADGAFSWVGSFGNANDWGQAYLSNFYKTAKNSPKRAVGSVKKGFDDRLAGWGQNRVINQRCGTTWLETFAEVNRNFHAGQQLETLQIVTWNDYEEGTAIEMGIDNCVSVSGSASGDTLSWNISGDQKTIHHFTVFISQDGKNLMSLGAFSSDTRSVDMRKFDMASGAYTVYVKAVGKPSMLNKMSGPIGYTSKAATAVLPPAEPGVPSGAADLAMSLTQTSMEVSRGSSASTTVVMKPSGDFRSKVKLNCGNLPAGVNCSFEASEIVPGKSTISTKLTIKANGDHLATAGKSIGTFAIWMPGLAVCMVMASDRRRGKRLLVALGLATILLFAMGMTGCGGAAKFASDEALASAPSQPGTYTVNVVAQSGSWQKSTSATITIR, from the coding sequence GTGCGAAAGACCGGAGTCTTCACCGTAGTAGCTTTTGTCCTTTTTAGTTCAGCTTTCGGATTTGCCCAAAGAGCGGTGATCCCAACCACGACGATGGCCATGGAGACTGGCAACAACACAAGTACGGCAGACTCATTCCAGGGGCAGTCAAACGGAAATGCGACGGCAGGCAACGTCAGCAAGGTAGATATCCGCACTCTTCTTTATCCGGGAAGCACTACAGCCATCTACGCCCACTTTATGCCGTGGTTTGGGAAAGCGAATCATGCAGACGTAGGTTATTCGACGGCTAACCCCAACCAGGCAGCCAAGACTGTAGATGACATGATGAGCCGGGGCATTCAGGGCGTGATTGTCGACTGGTACGGGCGCAACCGTACCCATGAAGACCAGAGCACGATCGCGATCTTCCAGGAGGCCCAGAAGCGCGGGTTCAAGTTCGCGATCATGGAAGACGCGGGAGCTTTGAAAGCCGACAACAAAACGGGCGAACTGATCGCGGACCTCATTTACGCGAACCAGAAGTTCCAGCAATCGTCGAATTACATGCGCATCAACGGTAGGCCGGTCGTGTTCTTCTTTGGCGTGGAGGCCCTCCCGATCGACTGGGATGCCGTTCGCAATCAGGTGCCCGGCAACCCGCTGTTCGTCTTCCAGAATTCCGTGATGTTCGCAAAATCTTATGCGGACGGCGCGTTCAGTTGGGTGGGGTCCTTCGGGAACGCAAACGACTGGGGACAGGCGTACCTTTCGAATTTCTATAAGACAGCGAAGAACTCCCCGAAGCGAGCCGTCGGGTCGGTGAAGAAAGGTTTCGACGACCGGCTTGCCGGTTGGGGCCAGAACCGAGTCATCAATCAGCGGTGCGGTACTACCTGGCTGGAGACATTCGCTGAAGTGAACCGAAACTTTCACGCGGGACAACAACTGGAAACGTTGCAGATCGTGACCTGGAACGACTACGAAGAAGGAACCGCGATTGAGATGGGAATCGACAATTGTGTTTCGGTGAGCGGGTCGGCATCCGGCGATACGCTTTCGTGGAACATCAGCGGCGACCAGAAGACGATCCATCACTTTACGGTCTTCATTTCACAAGACGGGAAGAACCTGATGTCGCTGGGTGCTTTTTCCAGCGACACACGCTCGGTGGACATGCGGAAATTCGACATGGCGAGTGGCGCGTACACGGTGTACGTGAAAGCGGTAGGGAAGCCATCGATGCTGAACAAGATGTCGGGGCCGATTGGATACACGTCGAAGGCGGCGACGGCAGTTTTACCACCCGCTGAGCCTGGCGTGCCTTCGGGTGCGGCCGACCTGGCAATGTCGCTGACGCAGACGTCAATGGAAGTGTCGCGAGGAAGCAGTGCGAGTACGACGGTGGTGATGAAACCCTCAGGAGATTTCAGATCGAAGGTCAAGCTGAATTGCGGCAATTTGCCTGCGGGCGTGAACTGCTCGTTCGAGGCAAGTGAGATCGTACCGGGAAAGAGCACCATCTCGACGAAGCTGACGATAAAGGCCAATGGGGATCACCTCGCGACGGCGGGCAAAAGCATCGGTACGTTCGCCATCTGGATGCCGGGCCTTGCCGTCTGCATGGTGATGGCGTCCGATAGACGACGCGGAAAGAGGTTGCTGGTTGCGCTTGGGCTCGCGACCATCCTTCTTTTTGCTATGGGAATGACCGGTTGTGGCGGTGCGGCGAAGTTTGCTTCCGATGAGGCCCTTGCGAGCGCTCCCAGCCAGCCCGGAACATACACGGTCAATGTGGTAGCGCAATCAGGTTCGTGGCAGAAATCAACCTCGGCAACAATAACGATCCGCTAA
- a CDS encoding bifunctional UDP-sugar hydrolase/5'-nucleotidase: MLRKTRRIVLLLLISLSALAADQRKVTLLYSNDFHAAIEPTRATWLVDQPMIGGVRDFAAWAAMLRRTLPNAFFFDAGDVYTGQAISSISRGQALIDIWKTLGYDAGTFGNHEFDYGVDRAVAYAQQESFPVLSANLFYRDSGKHFAKPYAIIQRNGIRIAVTGVFGLDAIPSTGPAIWKTLEARDPVPILRELVPKLRKQADLVIVLAHEGENGSMQSDAEAHPEVQKGFEADKALAAAVPGIDVIIGGHAHRGIEVPWVSPKNGTIIVQTYGRGTTIGVLQLSLDSANRISTHQGSLVRILPGVFPVPEQVDKVVTRWVKEADQIGREVIGTLPAALIRNYNGESNLGNLIADAMLWKTGADIAFENAGGIRADLKAGTVTRYDLISVLPFINTVTTIKLTGKQIRQILEQSLTLKVGMMQVANLRVTYDPKRSESQRVVTVTVGDTPLDDSKTYLVATNSFISAGGDRYSTFLDGADLNDTGQNLVDAVIDYVRHPGVHLQPQSGRLVAIPTEPPVTP, from the coding sequence ATGCTCCGCAAAACCCGCCGCATTGTTTTATTACTCCTTATCTCGCTTTCTGCACTTGCGGCGGACCAGCGTAAAGTCACCCTTCTCTATAGCAACGATTTCCACGCCGCCATCGAACCGACCCGCGCCACCTGGTTGGTCGATCAACCGATGATCGGTGGCGTCCGCGACTTCGCAGCCTGGGCGGCCATGCTCCGCAGGACCTTGCCCAACGCTTTCTTTTTCGACGCCGGTGACGTCTACACCGGACAGGCGATCTCTTCCATTAGCCGAGGACAAGCTCTCATCGACATCTGGAAGACGCTCGGCTACGACGCCGGCACTTTTGGCAACCACGAGTTCGACTACGGCGTTGACCGCGCGGTCGCATACGCGCAGCAGGAATCGTTCCCCGTACTCTCCGCCAACCTCTTTTATCGCGACAGCGGCAAACATTTTGCCAAGCCTTACGCCATCATCCAACGCAACGGCATTCGGATCGCGGTAACCGGCGTGTTCGGACTCGATGCCATTCCTTCCACCGGACCGGCAATCTGGAAGACGCTCGAAGCTCGCGATCCAGTTCCAATTCTCCGCGAACTTGTTCCGAAGCTTCGCAAGCAGGCCGACCTCGTCATCGTTCTGGCGCACGAAGGCGAGAACGGATCCATGCAGTCTGACGCTGAAGCTCATCCTGAAGTGCAGAAAGGCTTCGAAGCCGATAAGGCCCTCGCCGCTGCGGTGCCTGGCATCGACGTAATCATCGGGGGACACGCTCATCGTGGCATCGAAGTCCCCTGGGTAAGCCCGAAAAACGGCACCATCATCGTGCAGACGTACGGACGTGGAACCACCATCGGCGTCCTCCAACTCAGCCTCGATTCCGCGAACAGGATCTCCACTCATCAGGGGAGCCTCGTCCGCATCCTGCCCGGCGTTTTCCCCGTTCCTGAGCAGGTCGACAAGGTTGTGACTCGTTGGGTGAAGGAAGCCGACCAGATCGGTCGTGAAGTCATCGGCACCCTTCCCGCCGCATTGATCCGCAACTACAACGGCGAATCGAATCTCGGGAACCTCATCGCTGACGCCATGCTCTGGAAGACCGGCGCCGACATCGCGTTCGAGAATGCAGGCGGCATTCGCGCCGACCTGAAGGCCGGCACCGTAACTCGTTACGATCTCATCTCCGTACTGCCTTTCATCAACACCGTCACTACCATCAAGCTCACTGGCAAGCAGATCCGGCAGATTCTCGAGCAATCGCTCACTCTGAAAGTCGGCATGATGCAGGTTGCCAACTTGCGCGTTACCTACGACCCCAAGCGCTCCGAATCTCAGCGCGTTGTTACCGTTACAGTCGGCGACACGCCTCTCGACGACTCCAAAACCTACCTCGTCGCCACCAACAGCTTCATCTCCGCCGGCGGTGACCGCTACTCCACCTTCCTCGACGGCGCCGATCTCAACGACACCGGCCAGAACCTCGTCGACGCGGTAATCGACTACGTCCGCCATCCCGGTGTGCACTTGCAACCCCAGTCAGGAAGACTTGTCGCAATCCCCACCGAACCCCCGGTTACTCCGTAG
- a CDS encoding ABC-F family ATP-binding cassette domain-containing protein, which yields MPPIINAQGISKAFGATTLFRDVSFTVSEGDRIGLIGPNGSGKSTLMKILAGSVSPDSGDVAVRKRTRMSYLAQESDFASGLTPRSVMRRALQEASVPESEWESRTAETLGRADFDNFDVDASSLSGGWRKRLAIAEALVQSPDILLLDEPTNHLDLAGIEWLEELLQQAQFASVIVSHDRYFLENVATQMAELNRAYPDGLLRVAGNYSEFLTRKEEFLHAQARHQEALENRVHREIEWLRRGPKARTTKSKARIDKANELITELADLNARTRTATADIDFSATERKTKRLIELEGVSYEIGDRPLFRNLDFVITAGTRVGLVGPNGSGKTTLLRLLNGELSPSSGTIKKAPALQIVYFDQTRQLDPDLTLRRSLAPDSDSVVYQDRVIHVASWASRFLFTSEQLNQPVGRLSGGERARVLIAKLMLQRADVLLLDEPTNDLDIPTLEILEESLLEFRGALVLVTHDRYLLDRVSTTVIGLDGQGGTGHFADYQQWEQWIRESREAKTPRKAKEPTPETAGPAKKKLSYLEAREYSTIEQRIAEAEALLAQKRAAFEDPAIQTDAARLITAQAELDEAQLAVDNLIARWTELEEKKG from the coding sequence ATGCCGCCCATCATCAACGCTCAGGGAATCTCCAAAGCCTTTGGCGCCACCACGCTCTTCCGCGACGTCTCCTTCACCGTCTCCGAAGGTGACCGCATTGGTCTCATCGGCCCCAACGGCTCCGGAAAATCCACGTTGATGAAGATTCTTGCCGGATCCGTCTCGCCCGATTCCGGCGACGTCGCCGTCCGCAAGCGTACGCGAATGAGCTATCTCGCTCAGGAATCCGATTTCGCCTCCGGACTCACCCCACGTTCCGTGATGCGCCGCGCCTTGCAGGAGGCCAGCGTTCCCGAATCTGAATGGGAGAGCCGCACTGCCGAAACGCTTGGCCGCGCCGACTTCGACAACTTCGATGTCGATGCCAGCTCCCTCTCCGGCGGATGGCGTAAGCGTCTCGCGATCGCCGAAGCGCTCGTCCAGTCGCCCGACATTCTCCTTCTCGACGAGCCCACGAACCATCTCGACCTCGCCGGGATCGAGTGGCTTGAAGAACTCTTGCAGCAGGCTCAGTTCGCCTCTGTGATTGTCAGCCACGACCGCTACTTCCTCGAGAACGTCGCCACACAGATGGCGGAACTTAATCGGGCCTATCCCGACGGTCTCCTTCGTGTCGCCGGCAACTACAGCGAGTTCCTTACCCGCAAGGAAGAATTCCTGCACGCACAGGCACGCCATCAGGAAGCGCTCGAAAATCGCGTTCACCGTGAGATTGAGTGGCTGCGTCGCGGGCCGAAGGCACGCACTACCAAGTCGAAAGCGCGCATTGATAAGGCAAACGAACTCATCACCGAACTTGCCGATCTCAATGCGCGCACTCGCACTGCCACCGCCGACATCGACTTCAGCGCCACCGAGCGTAAGACCAAACGGCTGATCGAACTTGAAGGCGTGTCCTACGAAATTGGCGATCGCCCTCTCTTCCGCAACCTGGATTTCGTCATCACCGCGGGAACTCGCGTCGGCCTTGTGGGTCCGAACGGCAGCGGTAAAACAACTCTCCTCCGCTTGCTCAACGGGGAGCTCTCCCCAAGTTCCGGCACCATCAAAAAAGCGCCAGCGTTGCAGATCGTCTATTTCGACCAGACACGCCAACTTGATCCCGACCTTACTCTCCGCCGGTCCCTCGCCCCGGATAGCGACTCTGTCGTTTACCAGGACCGTGTCATTCACGTCGCGTCCTGGGCGTCGCGATTCCTTTTCACGAGCGAGCAGTTGAACCAGCCGGTCGGACGTCTCTCCGGCGGCGAACGCGCCCGTGTCTTGATCGCCAAGCTGATGCTTCAGCGCGCTGACGTGCTCCTTCTCGACGAGCCCACGAACGATCTCGACATTCCTACCCTTGAAATTCTGGAAGAAAGCCTGCTCGAATTTCGCGGCGCTCTCGTCCTTGTTACGCACGACCGATATCTGCTCGACCGCGTGTCCACCACCGTGATCGGCCTTGACGGTCAAGGTGGTACTGGACACTTCGCCGACTACCAGCAGTGGGAACAATGGATCCGCGAGTCCCGCGAAGCAAAGACTCCACGCAAAGCGAAGGAGCCGACACCCGAAACTGCTGGTCCCGCGAAGAAGAAACTCTCGTATCTCGAAGCTCGCGAGTACTCCACCATCGAGCAGCGCATCGCGGAAGCCGAAGCTCTCCTCGCTCAAAAGCGCGCTGCTTTCGAGGATCCCGCCATTCAGACCGATGCTGCTCGCCTGATCACCGCGCAAGCGGAACTCGACGAGGCCCAACTCGCCGTCGACAACCTCATCGCCCGTTGGACCGAACTGGAAGAGAAAAAAGGTTAG
- a CDS encoding OsmC family protein yields MQRKGSAVWTGGLRDGKGTVSTASGVLKDTQYSFATRFENGIGTNPEELIGAAHAGCFSMAFSAQLEKAGLKAERIATEAAVSLEKQDAGFAITAVHLTMTAKIPGASQEQFQKAADEAKAGCPVSRVLNAKITLDAKLQ; encoded by the coding sequence ATGCAACGTAAAGGAAGTGCCGTCTGGACAGGCGGTTTGCGGGACGGGAAGGGAACTGTTTCGACCGCAAGCGGCGTGCTTAAAGATACGCAGTATTCTTTTGCCACACGATTTGAAAATGGTATCGGGACAAATCCCGAGGAACTGATCGGCGCGGCGCATGCGGGATGCTTCTCCATGGCATTCTCGGCGCAGCTCGAGAAGGCGGGATTGAAGGCCGAGCGGATCGCGACGGAAGCAGCCGTGTCGCTCGAGAAGCAGGACGCGGGGTTCGCGATTACAGCCGTTCATCTTACGATGACGGCGAAGATCCCCGGTGCGTCGCAAGAGCAGTTCCAGAAAGCGGCCGACGAAGCCAAGGCAGGATGCCCGGTCTCGAGGGTGCTTAACGCCAAGATCACGCTGGATGCCAAACTGCAGTAA
- a CDS encoding c-type cytochrome, producing MKKKVILLVCAGVAVLAVLVGQQFSPERRGERVFVERGCTGCHFSGAGPTLTHVVSKHDPKMLERFILDPPAFYRERDMRPLNAGYMLMPKVKVSEQDVRLILAYLRDIHGE from the coding sequence TTGAAAAAGAAAGTCATCCTGTTGGTTTGCGCAGGCGTAGCGGTGTTGGCGGTATTGGTGGGACAGCAGTTTTCGCCAGAACGTCGTGGCGAACGCGTGTTTGTTGAGCGCGGCTGTACGGGGTGCCACTTCAGCGGCGCAGGACCGACGCTGACCCACGTGGTGTCGAAGCACGATCCGAAGATGCTGGAGCGGTTCATCCTGGATCCGCCGGCGTTTTACCGCGAGCGCGACATGAGACCGTTGAACGCGGGATACATGCTCATGCCAAAGGTGAAGGTCTCGGAGCAGGATGTGCGGCTGATCCTCGCTTACCTGCGGGACATTCATGGAGAATAA
- a CDS encoding SgcJ/EcaC family oxidoreductase has protein sequence MLSVTDEVESLITQLGDHWAENWNAGNLEKVVDHYADDAVYQPPHHATLHGRYEIHEYLKGPMKKRSIRDLQYLVTFVKHSGDLAYDVGVYSMTIPTVDGHDRRDRGKYLTVWRRQPDGEWKIVADCWSSDLPPMI, from the coding sequence ATGCTTTCGGTAACCGATGAAGTCGAATCTCTCATCACGCAACTGGGCGATCATTGGGCTGAAAACTGGAACGCCGGCAATCTTGAAAAGGTAGTCGACCACTACGCGGACGACGCGGTTTATCAGCCGCCGCACCATGCGACGCTGCACGGGCGTTACGAAATCCACGAGTATCTGAAGGGACCGATGAAGAAGCGGAGCATCCGCGATCTTCAATATCTAGTCACGTTCGTGAAGCACTCGGGCGATCTCGCATATGACGTTGGTGTTTACAGCATGACTATTCCGACGGTGGATGGGCACGACCGACGCGATCGCGGCAAGTACCTGACGGTGTGGCGTCGGCAACCGGATGGCGAGTGGAAGATCGTAGCGGATTGCTGGTCAAGCGATTTGCCACCGATGATCTAG